TCCTGAACCATTAAAAAGCTCGGTCAGTGTTTCTTCGTGTTTTTGTTTTATTTCCGTAAGTTCCGTATGAAAGTTTCCTGTACCAGAGGCAGCATTATGCGCTGCCGTAAGAATTTTATCGGTTACACCACCAAGGGCAGATACTACTACAATTACATCATCATTCTGGTTAAGTACAATGTCTTTTACACGTTTAATGTTTGCGGCCGAACCTACGGATGTTCCGCCAAACTTTAACACTTTCATACAAGTTAATTTATCAATTTATATTTGAAATGCTTACGGTAATACCATAAGCTGTCTTATAAAAAAACCGGATGAATCGACAGAATCAATTCACCCGGTATATTCTGTCTATATCAGTTTCTTTTATTCTGTGGTTGTGGTTCCGGTAATTGCCTCAATAATTTTCGTTTCCAATTCCTGAGCAAGCTCCGGATTGTCAACAATCAAATTACGCACTGTTTCGCGTCCCTGCCCTAGTTTTGTATCGCCATAGCTAAACCACGACCCACTTTTTTTAATAATGTTATATTGCACACCCAAATCGATTATTTCGCCTGACTTGGAAATTCCTTCGCCATACATAATATCAAATTCGGCTTTACGAAAAGGAGGGGCTACTTTATTTTTCACCACCTTAACGCGCACGTGGTTACCGTTAACTTCATCACCATCTTTAATCTGGCCAATTCGACGAATATCCAAACGTACTGATGAATAGAACTTTAGCGCATTACCACCTGTTGTTGTTTCCGGGTTACCGAACATTACGCCAATTTTTTCGCGTAACTGGTTAATAAATATGCAACATGTTTTTGTTTTGTTGATATTGGCGGTAAGTTTACGTAATGCCTGCGACATTAAGCGCGCCTGCAAGCCCATTTTTGAATCACCCATTTCGCCTTCAAGTTCGGCTTTAGGCGTAAGTGCAGCAACCGAGTCGATAACCACAATATCCAGAGCTCCTGAACGAATCAGGTTATCAGCAATTTCCAGAGCTTGCTCACCATTATCGGGCTGCGAAATTAACAACTCTTCAATATCAACACCCAGTTTACGGGCATAATACGGATCGAAGGCATGCTCGGCATCAATTATTGCGGCAATACCACCGGCTTTCTGTGCCTCGGCAACCGCATGTATTGCCAGGGTTGTTTTTCCGGATGATTCAGGGCCGTAAATTTCAACAATCCGGCCTTTTGGGAAACCGCCAACTCCTAAAGCAACATCAAGAGCAATAGAGCCCGACGAAATGGCCGGAATATCTTCATCTGCCTGGTCGCCCATTCGCATAATAGAGCCTTTACCGTAGCTCTTTTCAATTTTATCCATGGTAAGCTGAAGTGCTTTCAGCTTTTCTTTGTTCATCTGACTTCTTTCTTCTTTAGTCATGTTTAGTTAGGTTAAAGATTTAAAGTTTCAATTATTTGGTTGGTGTGATCTTTTGTTTTTACTTTTTCAAAAATTTCAACAATTACGCCTTCTTCATCAATTACGAAGGTTTTACGCAAAACGCCCATGTATTCTTTGCCATACATTTTTTTAAGCCCCCAGGCTCCATACGCCTGTAAAATTTCTTTTTCGGTATCGGCAATCAGGTTAAACTTAAAGCCAAATTTTTCAATGAATTTCTGGTGCGATTTTTCACTATCGGGGCTAACGCCTACAACATCAAAACCCTTCTTTAACCAGGCGTAGTAATTGTCGTTTAAATTACACGATTCGGCGGTGCATCCCGGGGTATTATCTTTTGGATAGAAATACAGAATTAGCTTTTTTCCGGCAAAATCCTTCAGGGAAATCTTCTCTCCGTTTTGATTTACACCTTCAAATTCAGGCGCCTTATCTCCAACTTTTAAATTAGCCATGTCCTCTAAATTATTCAATTGTACAAATATAGTTTAATAAATGATAAATCTCAGTTACAATGTTCATCTTAGCCCCCACTTCAGTATAATTTAATCTCCAACAAAATACATTTTTTGTAAATTTACGTGCAGAAAAAACAACAGGTTTTACTATGACATATACAAAGGCTATTGCACCAATAACAATATTGTTCATTTTTTTGTTTTCAGCTGGTTTTGTTTCAGCAATTAATCAGGAAAATCCGCTTGCGCAAGCCATAAGGTTATTTGATAACGGCAAGTTCGAAGAGGCCGAAATAATTCTAAAAAAATTATTAGACCAAAAACCTGACCACCTGATGGTTAATTATTATTACGGCGCCTGCCGAACCGAAAATGGCCATTACGATACCAATGAAATTATTTATTTATTAAACGGCAGCCTTGGCGAATCGCCACTAAAAACCGATTACTACATTGCGGTACAATACCATGCAAAAAACAGATGGGATGATGCGCTAAAATATTACAAGCTTTTTGGCAGCAAAGCCGATGCTGCAATACAAAATGAAGTTCAGCTGAAGGAAAAAATACAACTCTGTACAAACAAAATTAATCCTTTTGCTCCTGCCGAGGATCGCGAAGAGGAAACTGCAAGCGAAACAGACATACTCCCCACGGCAGTGCCACGCGAAACACAAGCCGAAAATTTTTCTCCGGTTATTGGAGAAAAGCTTGTTACCGGCGAATTACTGAGCCAGCCCGACTCTGTCGCTTTAAGCGATTCGATTAGCTCTGATTCATTGTTAACAGCTGATTTAAATACAAACAGTGTTGCTCCTACCTTAGAAACCGGCATAATACTACCGGCAAAATTGGCTGAACCCATTAATTTTGTAGTAAACACTGAAATTACTTATCCCGACACAACGTTTTTTAAAACACCAAAAGGATTAAAAGTATATCTTGAAGGACAAGAAAAACAAAAGCACCTGGAACAAACTATAAACGAAACGGATGAGCTTCGCAAAAAATACGGGGCGAGTAACTCGTACAGCGAAAAACAATTATTGGGAAAACAGATTCTTGATGCCGAAACTACTATTTACCAGTTACGCGAAGAAACAGCTGCATTGTTACTTGAAGCCCAGCAAGAGGAAAACTCGTACTGGCAAAATGCCACAAGCGACGAAAAACATTCTTTCAGAATGGAGGTTAATGATTTTTATGAACTTTTCGAGCAACAAAAGTCTTCTGCAAAACCAGACACCGTGCTGCTTATAAGCCCGTCAGTTCTTCCTGCAGAAGCTGTTATTCCGACTGAAAACAATACAGAAAACAGCAGTGATCTTATCTACAAAATTCAGTTAGGTGCTTATAGTCGCGGATTACCTGCCTACGTGAAACGATTATTCGACAAGTTATCTTATATTCGTAAAATAGAGCATTACACCGACGAAAAAGGCATTGTTGTATATACCACCGGAAACCTTAGCAATTATGACGATGCCTTAAAAATGCAAGAGCAGGTGCGACAAGAAGGTGTAGAAGATGCCTTTGTAGTACCTTATTTTAACGGAAAAAGAATAACTTTGAGTGAAGCAAAAGAAATTGAGAACGACAAATGACACAGAAAGAGACAAAAAAAATTCCGAGGGGGGATTTCAGAGAAGAAGTTGTTGAAGAGAATTTCCTGACATTGCATAACGATGATGTGCATACCTTTGACTATGTTATTGATGCTTTAATCGCCATTTGCGACCACGGTTACGAACAGGCCACGCAATGTACCTTTCTTGTTCATTACAAGGGAAAATGCGATGTAAAAAAAGGTTCGTTTGAAGCACTAAAACCAATGAAAGACGCACTGATTGAACGCAAATTAAACGCAACCATAGATTAATGATATGAGCATTCTTGCCATTATTTTACTTATTCTGTTAGGGCTGGTACTGCTCCTCATCGAATTTGCAGTAATACCCGGAGTGACAATTGCCGGAATAGGAGGATTTTTATTGCTGGGAGGAGCTGTTTACGTAGCATTTGCAGAATACGGAACGCTTCCGGGATTTATCACGCTGGCCCTTGTACTAATTCTGGCACCGGCGCTGGTTTATTACTTTTTCAAATCGCGCACCGGAAAGAAGATGATTTTGGAAAAAAATATTTCTGGAAAAGTAGATCTTATTAACCGCGAAAAGGTTTTTGTTGGAGATACCGGTAAAGCTGTTGGCAGATTGGCACCTATGGGCAAGGTAAAAGTTAATGGAGAAACCATTGAAGCACAATCAACAGGAGCATTTATCGACCACAACACCGAAATAAAAGTTTTAAAAATAGAATCGAATAAAATTATTGTTGAACCTTTAAATAAATAAAAAATGGTAGAAGCAGCAGGCACCTGGGGATTAATTGTTGGATCAATTGTATTACTATTTATTATCCTTTATTTTATCCCTATCGGATTATGGTTTTCGGCCCTGGTATCGGGAGTTCGGATCTCGCTTATTCAGCTCTTTTTAATGCGTTTCAGAAAAGTACCTCCGGGTATTATTGTTCGGGCTTTAATTGAAGGAACCAAAGCTGATGTTCCCTTAAGTCGTGACGCACTGGAAGCGCACTATCTTGCCGGAGGACACGTTGCCAACGTTGTACATGCTCTTGTTTCGGCATCAAAAGCCAATATTGAACTGCCATTTAATATGGCAACGGCAATCGACCTTGCCGGTCGCGATGTTTTTGAGGCTGTGCAAATGTCGGTAAACCCGAAAGTAATTAACACACCGCCGGTAACTGCAGTAGCCAAAGATGGTATTCAGCTAATTGCCAAGGCGCGGGTTACCGTAAGAGCAAGCATTAAACAACTGGTTGGAGGTGCCGGCGAAGAAACGGTTCTCGCCCGTGTAGGTGAAGGAATTGTATCTTCAATAGGATCATCGCACTCGCACAAAGCCGTGTTGGAAAATCCCGATTTTATTTCGCGGGTAGTTTTAGAAAAAGGGCTTGACGCAGGAACAGCATTTGAAATTCTCTCAATTGATATCGCTGATATCGACATTGGCAAAAACATTGGGGCAGTACTTCAGATCGATCAGGCTGAAGCAGATAAGAACATTGCCCAGGCAAAAGCAGAAGAACGCCGTGCGATGGCCATTGCGCTGGAGCAGGAAATGATTGCGAAGGCACAGGAAGCCCGAGCCAAAGTTATTGAAGCTGAAGTGCAGGTACCACTTGCTATTTCAGAAGCTTTTAGAACCGGCAACCTGGGCGTAATGGATTACATGAAATACAAAAACATTATGGCTGACACTTCCATGCGAGAATCGATTGCTGATGAGGATAGTAAAGGTAAAGAAACCGAATAGAGAAGCTTAACGTACAATCTACTAAAAGCCTGTTATCAAAAGTAACAGGCTTTTTTTTGCCAGAATCTGGTTTGTTAAGACTATCTTAAAACATGCTACAAAACATACCTTTTAACATTAGATTAACGCCCAAAATCAAAAACCACCCTATCTTCGCAGCATAAGTTTTAGTTCATAAGTTTAGGTTTGATTAGTTTTATTGGTTTAGTTAGTGAAAAGGATGGGTGTTGACCCGTCCTTTTTTTATTCCCGCCAATTGAAACATCTGCCCCATTCATATCAGAAAACCCAACCATAGATTTCATCAATCACAGATCGATTATTTATATGTTATAAAACACATTTTTTAACATTCGGTTAACCTCTTTTCCAAAATTACAGCCTATATTTGTGTCATAAGTTTTAGTTCATAAGTTTAGGTTTGATTAGTTTTATTGGTTTAGTTAGTGAAAAGGATGGGTGTTGACCCGTCCTTTTTTTTGTGCCTGCCAATTGATCTCTTGCTCCATTCACATCAGAAAATCCAACCATAGATTTCATCAATACCTCTTCGATTATCTGTATGTTATAAAACACATTTTTTAACATTCGGTTAACCTCTTTTCCAAAATTCCACCTTATATTTGCGCTATAAGTTTTAGTTCATAAGTTTAGGTTTGATTAGTTTTATTGGTTTAGTTAGTGAAAAGGATGGGTGTTGACCCGTCCTTTTTTTTGTGCCAACCAATTGAAGCTCTTGCCCCATTCATATCAGAAAACCCAACTATAGATTTCATCAATAACAGATCGATTATTTATATGTTATAAAACACATTTTTTAACTTTCGGTTAACCTCTTTTCCTAAATTCCACTCTATATTTGTGTCATAAGTTTTAGTTCATAAGTTTAGGTTTGATTAGTTTTATTGGTTTAGTTAGTGAAAAGGATGGGTGTTGACCCGTCCTTTTTTTATGACCTGCCGCAAACGTTTGCAATAAGCTTTATTCTACTATTTTATCTATTTTTTTTACTTATTTCTTCCTTTAGGACATATTTCCTATCATTAATAAAGGCAAAATAAAACTTATGAAGACAATTGTTTAACCTAATTTTAACTATTAGTTAACTTAAATTACCTTATCTCCGTTTATCTTTGTACAAGTTTTAGTTCATAAGTTTAGGTTTGATTAGTTTTATTGGTTTAGTTAGTGAAAAGGATGGGTGTTGACCCGTCCTTTTTTTATATCCAATAAATGGCAACCAGAGCCCCCAATGCCAATACACTCGTCAGAAAATTTATCATACACGATTTTACCACATCTTTATTCGTTAGCTTTCGGGGTACATCTCCGATAAACGGCTTGTTAACGAGCTTGCCCTGGTAGCTGTTTGGTCCACCAAACCTACAATTTAATATGCCCGCCAAAGCCGCTTCTGGATAACCCGCATTAGGACTGCTATGTTTATTCCCGAATTTGAAACAAAATACCACCCCCCGATAGCTAAATACAACCACTACCATAAATAGTGCGGTTAACCTGGCCGGAATAAAATTTAAAACATCATCAGTTTTTGCCGCAAAAAAACCAAACTCACGATAGCGTTGATTTTTATAGCCTATCATCGAATCGAGTGTGTTTGCCATTTTGTATGCCATCATACCGGGAACACCCGCCAGAGCATAATAAAACATGGGGGCAATTACACCATCGCTTAAGTTTTCGGCTAAAGTTTCTAATACGGCTGTTCGAATTTGATTTCTATTCAAACCTGCTGTATCACGGCCAACGATAAAACTTAACTGTTTGCGTGCCGCTTCAACTCCACTTTTATTTAGCACGTTAATTACTTTCCACGATTCGCGGATAAGGGAGTGATTTGCGAGTCCATAAAAAACAAAAAGGGAAGAGACAAGTAAAAACAGAATTGAAAATGAAGCAAGAAATTCAAAAAGAATAAAAAAGAAGAAATAGGTGAACAGTAATAAAGAAATGGATAGAATAGCTCCTCGAAAACGCTTTTTCTTACCATTATTTAAGCGAAGTTCTCCAATTGCAATGGCTTTTCCGAATATACGGATGGGATGTGGCAACCACTGTGGATCGCCGATTAAGGCATCAAGCAAGAAACCAATTAATAAAGGAATTACAATTTCAGGATGCTCCATCAAATTCCATCGATTTATAAATGTAGTTAAGGTCTACATTTTCCCGAATTAAATCGGCGAGTTTATCGTACTGCTGCTGTTTAAATTCCTGAAAATCAAAAGTGCTGTTCACTCCTCCTCCAGCTTCCTCAAGCATCCGTTTCACTATCTCTGTATTATCAAGAATACCATGAATATAGGTACCCCATGTTTTTGCATCCAAATAATAACCATCGGGCTTTTTCCCGTTTATGTAACAGAGCGGTTTGGGCTTTTTGCAAGAAGTTTCGCCCATATGAATCTCGTAACCTTTTCCTTTTAGCAAATTTTGAAACTCAAATGTGCATTGTTCGGTAATTTTCTCTTTTGAAAGCGTTGTAATTACCGGCAAAATACCAAGTCCCGGGATTTTATCAATTGTACTTTCAACATGATCAGGATCTGATATCCATTCGCCCATCATTTGATAGCCCCCGCAAATACCATAAACGGCTTTACCTTTTTTGTGCGCCATTTTTACAGCGCCGGTCATCCCCTGTTTTTGCAGATACAATAAATCGGCAATGGTATTTTTCGAACCCGGAAGAATTACAATATCCGCGGCATCCAGATCAGCTGGCGTTGCAGCGTAAAAAAGGTTAACTTCGGACAATTTCTCGAGGTAATTAAAATCGGTAAAATTCGACATATGCGGTAAAAGCACCACCGCAATATTGGTTTTTCCCTGCACCGCCTCAAAACGCTTTTTATCAACTACCACCGAGTCTTCATCATCGATATAGATATCGCGAAAATGCGGAATTATGCCGACCACAGGTATTCCACAAAGTTTTTCCAATTGTTTGGCACCATGTTCAAACAATGTAATATCGCCCCTGAATTTATTTATGATGATGCCTTTAATTAGTTCTCTCTCAGCATCGGGCAAAAGCAAAACAGAACCGTAAACGCTACCAAAAACGCCTCCTTTATCGATATCGGCAATTAAATAGGTG
Above is a genomic segment from uncultured Draconibacterium sp. containing:
- a CDS encoding NfeD family protein, yielding MSILAIILLILLGLVLLLIEFAVIPGVTIAGIGGFLLLGGAVYVAFAEYGTLPGFITLALVLILAPALVYYFFKSRTGKKMILEKNISGKVDLINREKVFVGDTGKAVGRLAPMGKVKVNGETIEAQSTGAFIDHNTEIKVLKIESNKIIVEPLNK
- a CDS encoding ATP-dependent Clp protease adaptor ClpS, which gives rise to MTQKETKKIPRGDFREEVVEENFLTLHNDDVHTFDYVIDALIAICDHGYEQATQCTFLVHYKGKCDVKKGSFEALKPMKDALIERKLNATID
- the floA gene encoding flotillin-like protein FloA (flotillin-like protein involved in membrane lipid rafts) encodes the protein MVEAAGTWGLIVGSIVLLFIILYFIPIGLWFSALVSGVRISLIQLFLMRFRKVPPGIIVRALIEGTKADVPLSRDALEAHYLAGGHVANVVHALVSASKANIELPFNMATAIDLAGRDVFEAVQMSVNPKVINTPPVTAVAKDGIQLIAKARVTVRASIKQLVGGAGEETVLARVGEGIVSSIGSSHSHKAVLENPDFISRVVLEKGLDAGTAFEILSIDIADIDIGKNIGAVLQIDQAEADKNIAQAKAEERRAMAIALEQEMIAKAQEARAKVIEAEVQVPLAISEAFRTGNLGVMDYMKYKNIMADTSMRESIADEDSKGKETE
- the bcp gene encoding thioredoxin-dependent thiol peroxidase; protein product: MANLKVGDKAPEFEGVNQNGEKISLKDFAGKKLILYFYPKDNTPGCTAESCNLNDNYYAWLKKGFDVVGVSPDSEKSHQKFIEKFGFKFNLIADTEKEILQAYGAWGLKKMYGKEYMGVLRKTFVIDEEGVIVEIFEKVKTKDHTNQIIETLNL
- the cbiB gene encoding adenosylcobinamide-phosphate synthase CbiB, whose product is MEHPEIVIPLLIGFLLDALIGDPQWLPHPIRIFGKAIAIGELRLNNGKKKRFRGAILSISLLLFTYFFFFILFEFLASFSILFLLVSSLFVFYGLANHSLIRESWKVINVLNKSGVEAARKQLSFIVGRDTAGLNRNQIRTAVLETLAENLSDGVIAPMFYYALAGVPGMMAYKMANTLDSMIGYKNQRYREFGFFAAKTDDVLNFIPARLTALFMVVVVFSYRGVVFCFKFGNKHSSPNAGYPEAALAGILNCRFGGPNSYQGKLVNKPFIGDVPRKLTNKDVVKSCMINFLTSVLALGALVAIYWI
- the recA gene encoding recombinase RecA, which encodes MTKEERSQMNKEKLKALQLTMDKIEKSYGKGSIMRMGDQADEDIPAISSGSIALDVALGVGGFPKGRIVEIYGPESSGKTTLAIHAVAEAQKAGGIAAIIDAEHAFDPYYARKLGVDIEELLISQPDNGEQALEIADNLIRSGALDIVVIDSVAALTPKAELEGEMGDSKMGLQARLMSQALRKLTANINKTKTCCIFINQLREKIGVMFGNPETTTGGNALKFYSSVRLDIRRIGQIKDGDEVNGNHVRVKVVKNKVAPPFRKAEFDIMYGEGISKSGEIIDLGVQYNIIKKSGSWFSYGDTKLGQGRETVRNLIVDNPELAQELETKIIEAITGTTTTE
- a CDS encoding SPOR domain-containing protein, whose amino-acid sequence is MTYTKAIAPITILFIFLFSAGFVSAINQENPLAQAIRLFDNGKFEEAEIILKKLLDQKPDHLMVNYYYGACRTENGHYDTNEIIYLLNGSLGESPLKTDYYIAVQYHAKNRWDDALKYYKLFGSKADAAIQNEVQLKEKIQLCTNKINPFAPAEDREEETASETDILPTAVPRETQAENFSPVIGEKLVTGELLSQPDSVALSDSISSDSLLTADLNTNSVAPTLETGIILPAKLAEPINFVVNTEITYPDTTFFKTPKGLKVYLEGQEKQKHLEQTINETDELRKKYGASNSYSEKQLLGKQILDAETTIYQLREETAALLLEAQQEENSYWQNATSDEKHSFRMEVNDFYELFEQQKSSAKPDTVLLISPSVLPAEAVIPTENNTENSSDLIYKIQLGAYSRGLPAYVKRLFDKLSYIRKIEHYTDEKGIVVYTTGNLSNYDDALKMQEQVRQEGVEDAFVVPYFNGKRITLSEAKEIENDK
- a CDS encoding cobyric acid synthase, whose amino-acid sequence is MTKEKKYKPIMFVGTGSDVGKSIINAGFCRIFKQDGLKPAPFKAQNMSLNSFPTADGLEIGRAQAVQAEACGINCRVEMNPVLLKPTGYMDSQIVLNGKPWANKSAKAYFNETDRDFLFNEAMKAFSKLEKAYNPIVVEGAGSISEVNLWEKDITNMRVALAKNAATYLIADIDKGGVFGSVYGSVLLLPDAERELIKGIIINKFRGDITLFEHGAKQLEKLCGIPVVGIIPHFRDIYIDDEDSVVVDKKRFEAVQGKTNIAVVLLPHMSNFTDFNYLEKLSEVNLFYAATPADLDAADIVILPGSKNTIADLLYLQKQGMTGAVKMAHKKGKAVYGICGGYQMMGEWISDPDHVESTIDKIPGLGILPVITTLSKEKITEQCTFEFQNLLKGKGYEIHMGETSCKKPKPLCYINGKKPDGYYLDAKTWGTYIHGILDNTEIVKRMLEEAGGGVNSTFDFQEFKQQQYDKLADLIRENVDLNYIYKSMEFDGAS